A genomic region of Candidatus Zixiibacteriota bacterium contains the following coding sequences:
- the truA gene encoding tRNA pseudouridine(38-40) synthase TruA, giving the protein MNIKLTLEYDGTNYHGWQLQPNGVSVQAVVEKAVATFLGAPARVTAAGRTDAGVHALGQVANFVTDRNPDLGKLQKGLNALTPRDIVIREVEHVPDSFDARRDARSREYRYRIWNRPWPSPFECRYAWHVHDPLDLEPMREAIAALEGEHDFSSFQAAGCEAAHAVRRIFSNSLEREDGVVVYRVEATAFLRHMVRNIVGTLVEVGRGERTPAEFVRLLEARDRRKAGRTAPAHGLFLTSVRY; this is encoded by the coding sequence GTGAACATCAAGTTGACGCTGGAGTACGACGGGACCAACTACCACGGCTGGCAATTGCAACCCAATGGAGTCAGCGTCCAGGCGGTCGTGGAGAAGGCCGTCGCGACCTTCCTCGGGGCCCCGGCGCGGGTCACGGCCGCGGGGCGGACCGACGCGGGCGTGCACGCGCTCGGTCAGGTCGCCAATTTCGTAACCGACCGCAATCCCGATCTCGGCAAGCTGCAGAAGGGCCTGAACGCCCTCACCCCGCGCGACATCGTGATTCGCGAGGTGGAGCACGTCCCGGACTCGTTCGACGCCCGGCGCGACGCCCGGAGCCGCGAGTACCGCTACCGGATCTGGAACCGCCCGTGGCCGTCGCCCTTCGAGTGCCGCTACGCCTGGCACGTGCACGACCCGCTCGACCTCGAGCCGATGCGCGAGGCGATTGCGGCGCTCGAGGGGGAGCACGATTTCTCTTCCTTCCAGGCGGCGGGCTGCGAGGCGGCGCATGCGGTGCGGCGCATCTTCTCCAATTCCCTGGAGCGGGAGGACGGGGTTGTGGTTTACAGGGTCGAGGCGACCGCCTTTCTCCGGCACATGGTCCGCAACATCGTGGGCACCCTTGTCGAGGTGGGGCGAGGAGAACGCACGCCGGCGGAATTCGTTCGGCTGCTGGAGGCGCGCGACAGGAGGAAGGCGGGGCGGACGGCGCCGGCGCATGGTCTGTTCCTGACCAGCGTCCGTTACTGA
- a CDS encoding polysaccharide deacetylase family protein: MIPAHDNFYDIYSKARKLKIRWPNGARMAVALAGNLEAWTETPDPKHRRTRHVGGSNPIKEDDVKSPYDCRTASENDYGGRTGVWRILRILDKHGVKASFNVNALCVLRYPEAVKAVHERGHEIVGHSYAEDVQLVHLSPEEEREEIRTCVKMFQDFLGVRITGWLTSGMRHTERTLAILADEGFLWHGDAVNDDNPYPVEIAGKTMLVIPYKNAISGLNDTGMYRRGLTARDLFNSFKDEFDLLYEESATEPKMLTMAMHCQMAFPATGKVYDEAIQYAKSFPGVWFARRDEIARWVMAECL, translated from the coding sequence ATGATACCGGCGCACGACAATTTTTACGACATCTACTCCAAGGCGAGAAAGCTCAAGATCCGCTGGCCGAACGGCGCGCGGATGGCGGTCGCTCTCGCGGGCAACCTGGAGGCGTGGACGGAGACCCCCGATCCGAAACACCGCCGGACGCGGCACGTCGGGGGATCCAATCCCATCAAGGAAGACGACGTCAAGTCGCCGTACGACTGCCGCACGGCGAGCGAAAATGACTACGGCGGTCGAACCGGCGTCTGGCGCATCTTGCGTATCCTGGACAAGCATGGAGTCAAGGCTTCGTTCAACGTCAACGCGCTTTGCGTCCTGCGCTACCCGGAGGCGGTCAAGGCGGTTCACGAGCGAGGCCACGAGATTGTCGGCCACTCCTACGCCGAGGACGTTCAGCTCGTTCACCTCTCGCCGGAGGAGGAGCGCGAAGAGATCCGCACGTGCGTCAAGATGTTTCAGGACTTCCTGGGCGTGCGGATCACGGGCTGGCTGACGTCCGGGATGCGCCATACGGAGCGCACGCTGGCCATTCTGGCCGACGAGGGATTTCTCTGGCATGGCGACGCGGTGAACGACGACAATCCCTATCCGGTCGAGATCGCCGGCAAGACGATGCTCGTGATCCCCTACAAGAACGCGATCAGCGGCCTGAACGACACCGGCATGTACCGGCGAGGGCTCACGGCGCGGGACCTGTTCAACTCGTTCAAAGACGAGTTCGATCTGCTGTACGAAGAATCGGCGACGGAGCCGAAGATGTTGACGATGGCGATGCACTGCCAGATGGCGTTTCCGGCCACCGGGAAGGTCTACGACGAGGCGATCCAGTACGCCAAGAGCTTTCCCGGCGTCTGGTTCGCGCGCCGGGACGAAATCGCCCGCTGGGTGATGGCCGAGTGCCTGTGA
- the leuC gene encoding 3-isopropylmalate dehydratase large subunit: MADSSGKTLYDKIWESHTVGILPTGQTQLFIGLHLIHEITTAPAFDMLRERGMDVAFPERTFATVDHIVPTDVRRRPFADAEAEELTRALERNVREFGVEFFGLDSPHQGIVHVIGPQLGLTQPGMTLACGDSHTSTHGAFGTLAFGIGTSQVRDVLATQTLAMDRLKVRRINVTGSLGHGVYAKDVILNIIRRLGVSGGKGFAYEYGGEVIDRMTMEERMTVCNMSIEGGALVGYVNPDQTTFDFLKGRRYVPTGEAFVRAVRYWQSIASDPDAHYDDVVTFAGAEIEPTVTWGINPGQAVGISEKLPEPESLADPDGARKAYEHMGWRPGTAILGTPIDVAFIGSCTNSRLADLRAAARVARGRKVKPGVRALVVPGSAEVKKLAEQEGLHEIFREAGFEWREAGCSMCLAMNPDRLNGREVCASSSNRNFIGRQGSPGGRTLLMSPAMVAAAALNGKVVDVRDYV, encoded by the coding sequence ATGGCGGACAGCTCGGGCAAGACGCTCTACGACAAGATCTGGGAATCGCACACCGTCGGCATTCTGCCCACCGGGCAGACGCAGCTCTTCATCGGTCTTCATCTGATTCACGAGATCACGACCGCGCCGGCGTTCGACATGCTCCGGGAACGAGGGATGGACGTGGCGTTTCCCGAGCGGACCTTCGCCACCGTCGACCACATCGTTCCGACCGACGTCCGGCGCCGCCCCTTCGCCGACGCCGAGGCCGAAGAGCTCACGCGGGCCCTGGAGCGGAACGTGCGCGAGTTCGGCGTCGAATTTTTCGGCCTCGACAGCCCGCACCAGGGAATCGTCCACGTCATCGGTCCCCAGCTGGGGCTCACGCAACCCGGAATGACGCTCGCCTGCGGCGACAGCCACACGAGCACCCATGGCGCCTTCGGAACGCTGGCGTTCGGCATCGGCACGAGCCAGGTGCGCGACGTGCTGGCGACGCAAACGCTGGCGATGGACCGGCTCAAGGTGCGCCGCATCAACGTCACCGGGTCGCTGGGACACGGCGTTTACGCCAAGGACGTGATCCTCAACATCATTCGCCGCCTGGGGGTAAGCGGCGGCAAGGGCTTCGCCTACGAGTACGGCGGCGAGGTGATCGACCGCATGACGATGGAAGAGCGGATGACCGTGTGCAACATGAGCATCGAGGGCGGAGCGCTGGTGGGCTACGTCAACCCCGATCAAACGACCTTTGATTTCCTCAAGGGGCGGCGCTACGTCCCCACGGGCGAGGCGTTCGTGAGGGCGGTGCGCTACTGGCAGTCGATCGCTTCCGACCCCGATGCGCATTACGACGACGTCGTGACCTTTGCCGGAGCGGAGATCGAGCCGACCGTGACGTGGGGGATCAATCCCGGGCAGGCGGTGGGGATCTCGGAGAAGCTTCCGGAGCCGGAATCGTTGGCGGATCCCGACGGGGCGCGGAAGGCCTACGAGCATATGGGATGGCGGCCGGGAACCGCGATCCTGGGGACGCCGATCGACGTGGCTTTCATCGGCTCGTGCACCAATTCCCGGTTGGCGGACCTGCGCGCCGCCGCGCGCGTCGCCCGCGGGCGAAAGGTCAAACCAGGTGTTCGGGCGCTGGTAGTTCCTGGATCGGCGGAGGTCAAGAAGCTGGCGGAGCAGGAGGGGCTGCACGAGATCTTTCGCGAGGCTGGCTTCGAATGGCGCGAGGCGGGTTGCTCGATGTGCCTGGCGATGAACCCCGACCGGCTGAACGGCCGCGAGGTCTGCGCGTCGTCGTCCAACCGCAACTTCATCGGTCGCCAGGGAAGTCCCGGCGGGCGCACCTTGCTCATGAGCCCGGCGATGGTGGCGGCGGCGGCGTTGAACGGCAAAGTGGTTGACGTCCGGGATTATGTCTAG
- the leuD gene encoding 3-isopropylmalate dehydratase small subunit, translating to MSGIVKVTRIEGTAVAVRGNDIDTDRIIPARYLKEVTFARMGEYPFFDERFDADGRPKPHPFNDPRHKGASILLVNKNFGCGSSREHAPQALHRFGIQAIVGESFAAIFAGNCTMIGVPTVTVSHDEIERMMAAAERNPQTRFTVDLESKVVLFGEQRVALDLPETFRRALTSGSWDSTALLRANLEAVRKTASKLPYLTGFTA from the coding sequence ATGAGCGGCATCGTCAAGGTCACGCGGATCGAGGGGACGGCCGTCGCGGTGCGGGGCAACGACATCGACACCGACCGGATCATTCCGGCCCGGTATCTCAAGGAAGTGACGTTCGCGCGGATGGGCGAGTACCCGTTCTTCGACGAGCGTTTCGACGCCGACGGACGTCCCAAGCCTCACCCGTTCAACGATCCCCGGCACAAGGGCGCCTCGATCCTGCTGGTGAACAAGAACTTCGGCTGCGGCTCGTCGCGCGAGCACGCGCCGCAGGCCCTGCATCGGTTCGGCATCCAGGCGATCGTCGGGGAGTCGTTCGCCGCGATTTTTGCGGGCAACTGCACGATGATCGGCGTGCCTACCGTGACCGTGTCGCACGACGAGATCGAGCGGATGATGGCGGCGGCGGAGCGGAACCCGCAAACGCGGTTCACGGTCGACCTCGAGTCCAAGGTCGTCCTTTTCGGAGAGCAGCGGGTCGCGCTTGATCTGCCGGAGACCTTTCGCAGAGCGCTCACGAGCGGTTCCTGGGATTCGACGGCTTTGCTGCGCGCCAATCTCGAAGCGGTGAGGAAGACCGCGTCGAAGCTTCCGTACCTGACCGGATTCACGGCGTGA
- a CDS encoding zf-TFIIB domain-containing protein: MADKWDERKKAKEDEYFIKKERELLEKLKQKQAQTKAEADPPGRMRCPKCGERLKERSFQKILIDQCSGCGGIWLDAGELEQVAGREEESWLGKFWKRSR; this comes from the coding sequence GTGGCCGACAAGTGGGACGAGCGGAAAAAAGCCAAGGAAGACGAGTACTTCATCAAGAAAGAGCGAGAGCTGCTCGAAAAGCTGAAACAGAAGCAGGCGCAAACGAAGGCGGAAGCCGACCCGCCAGGCCGGATGCGCTGTCCGAAATGCGGCGAGCGGTTGAAGGAGCGAAGCTTTCAAAAAATCCTGATCGATCAGTGCTCGGGCTGCGGCGGCATCTGGCTCGATGCCGGAGAGCTGGAGCAGGTGGCCGGTCGCGAGGAAGAGAGTTGGCTGGGCAAGTTCTGGAAAAGGAGTCGGTGA
- a CDS encoding methyltransferase domain-containing protein: MNRFYRLVSAGVLGLFLAGSFALTATLPVRAQSGDQEGKIVPYVPTPQEVVERMLELAGVKKGDVVYDLGSGDGRIVVTAAKKYGVRAVGFEIDPERIKESQENIRKAGVGHLVEIRRQDIRTVDLSQASVLTMYLLPEVNLMIRPNIWKQMKPGSRVVSHDFDMGDWKPLKTEHIKDRSGWDHTLYLWHVAESDKTRDPR; the protein is encoded by the coding sequence ATGAACCGCTTTTACCGTCTTGTATCCGCCGGGGTGCTGGGTCTTTTCCTGGCCGGGAGCTTCGCTCTCACGGCCACATTGCCGGTACGCGCTCAGAGCGGGGATCAGGAAGGAAAAATCGTCCCTTACGTCCCCACTCCTCAAGAAGTCGTCGAGCGCATGCTGGAGCTGGCGGGAGTCAAGAAGGGCGACGTGGTTTACGATCTCGGGTCGGGCGACGGCAGGATCGTGGTCACCGCGGCCAAGAAATACGGGGTGAGAGCGGTCGGCTTCGAGATCGACCCGGAACGGATCAAGGAGTCGCAGGAGAACATCAGGAAGGCGGGGGTCGGTCATCTCGTCGAGATCCGCCGGCAGGACATCAGGACCGTCGACCTTTCGCAGGCCTCGGTGTTGACGATGTATCTGCTGCCCGAAGTGAACCTGATGATCCGGCCCAACATCTGGAAGCAGATGAAGCCCGGGTCGCGCGTGGTGTCGCACGACTTCGACATGGGGGACTGGAAGCCGCTGAAGACGGAGCACATCAAGGACCGATCGGGTTGGGACCACACGCTCTATCTCTGGCATGTCGCGGAGAGTGACAAAACGCGCGACCCCCGCTAG
- a CDS encoding carbon starvation CstA family protein has product MNALIAVVLGILTVYLTYTRYARRIDRNVIRSDPKRATPAVLYMDGVDFMPTNRNILFGYHFKSIAAAGPIVGAIVAATLWGWLPAMVWLILGVAFMGWVSDYSAIVLSVRNEGHSLSAVAHRLISPRTRTVLFLFIFFYLLLVAGAFVGIMAAVMESQPRTHLGMILLVAMGLLLGQMLYRWRVGLLPATLVTVGVTLLAILTGQYSEGAFRGLNEGLNALTGGAPLVTYFDPMRAGFKGGEAAIKPSLLFWALAISAFCYAGSILPIWRLAQPVVYVGFWITAMAMLLGLGGAAVGTFTRPEAAYFAIPAFKGWSPQLGPAGVMPLWPMLFVTIACGAISGWHALFGTVGTARQIENEADMLPVGAGSMLAEFLLGLLALLAVSVGSKGSPDAAFADGLGGFISVWGVPRDYAVSLAFAAFIVIVLVVTQLLFRVMRVTLTEWLGEILPPLRNQHVASLLSIALAIVLVLTGTWIYLWQLFGAANQLMAALSLLLVTVWLVSVGKQWLYAGLPMIAMYVTTVASIGVTAYNLYFNVYRPNMEAGRALPAVGSGLMIVVAVLLIAAALLIGLDGARAFVRHFKRPAPSAEPVAARS; this is encoded by the coding sequence ATGAATGCGCTGATCGCGGTCGTTTTGGGGATCCTGACGGTCTACCTTACCTATACCCGGTACGCCCGCCGGATCGACCGCAACGTGATCCGCTCCGATCCGAAGAGGGCCACGCCGGCGGTCCTCTACATGGACGGAGTCGACTTCATGCCGACCAACCGTAACATCCTGTTCGGGTACCACTTCAAGTCGATCGCGGCGGCGGGGCCGATCGTCGGGGCGATCGTGGCGGCGACGCTGTGGGGCTGGCTGCCGGCGATGGTGTGGTTGATCCTGGGTGTGGCGTTCATGGGCTGGGTGAGCGATTACAGCGCGATCGTGCTCTCGGTCCGCAACGAAGGCCACAGCCTCTCCGCCGTGGCCCATCGGCTGATCTCGCCGCGCACGCGCACGGTGCTTTTCCTGTTCATCTTTTTCTATCTGCTGCTGGTGGCGGGGGCTTTCGTCGGGATCATGGCGGCGGTCATGGAGTCGCAGCCGCGCACGCATCTCGGAATGATCCTGCTCGTGGCGATGGGGCTGTTGCTGGGGCAGATGCTCTACCGCTGGAGGGTGGGCTTGTTGCCCGCGACGCTCGTGACGGTGGGGGTGACGCTGCTGGCGATCCTGACCGGCCAGTACAGCGAGGGGGCGTTTCGAGGTCTGAACGAAGGACTCAACGCGCTTACCGGCGGGGCGCCCCTGGTGACCTACTTCGATCCGATGCGGGCCGGTTTCAAGGGAGGGGAGGCCGCCATCAAGCCGAGCCTGCTGTTCTGGGCCCTCGCGATCTCCGCCTTCTGCTATGCCGGATCGATCCTGCCCATCTGGCGGCTGGCGCAGCCGGTCGTGTACGTGGGCTTCTGGATCACGGCGATGGCGATGCTGCTCGGGCTCGGCGGCGCCGCCGTGGGGACCTTCACCCGGCCGGAGGCCGCCTACTTTGCCATTCCCGCGTTCAAGGGCTGGAGCCCGCAGCTGGGACCCGCCGGCGTGATGCCGCTCTGGCCGATGCTGTTCGTGACGATCGCTTGCGGCGCGATCTCGGGGTGGCATGCTCTGTTCGGCACGGTCGGCACGGCGCGGCAGATCGAGAACGAGGCGGACATGCTCCCGGTGGGCGCCGGCTCTATGCTGGCCGAGTTTCTCCTGGGTCTGCTGGCGCTCCTCGCCGTATCGGTGGGCTCCAAGGGGTCGCCGGACGCCGCTTTCGCCGACGGGCTCGGGGGGTTCATCAGCGTCTGGGGCGTGCCGCGCGATTACGCGGTCTCGCTCGCCTTTGCGGCCTTCATCGTCATCGTGCTGGTGGTGACGCAGCTCCTGTTCCGGGTGATGCGCGTGACGCTCACGGAGTGGCTCGGGGAGATCCTGCCGCCGCTGCGCAACCAGCACGTCGCCTCGCTGCTGTCGATCGCGCTCGCCATCGTGCTCGTGCTGACGGGGACCTGGATCTACCTATGGCAGCTCTTCGGTGCGGCCAATCAGCTGATGGCGGCGCTCTCGCTCCTGCTCGTGACCGTATGGCTGGTTTCGGTCGGCAAGCAATGGCTGTACGCCGGGCTGCCGATGATCGCGATGTACGTGACCACGGTCGCCTCGATCGGGGTGACGGCGTACAACCTCTATTTCAACGTCTACCGGCCGAACATGGAGGCGGGGCGGGCGTTGCCGGCCGTCGGGTCGGGCCTGATGATCGTGGTGGCCGTGTTGCTGATAGCGGCGGCGCTGCTGATCGGCTTGGACGGCGCCAGAGCCTTCGTGCGCCACTTCAAGAGGCCGGCGCCTTCGGCCGAACCCGTGGCGGCGAGGTCGTGA
- a CDS encoding TRC40/GET3/ArsA family transport-energizing ATPase, with protein sequence MSLRDLFTRHPERRYIMFGGKGGLGKTTLSAACAYWLARQGKRVLVFSVDPQASLSDIFQRDIFGQGPVRIMENLWAQEVDADKRIQAYQDEIRQKILDMYGFERVPEEIDSYIASASAEPAMEESAIFDAVVDIIVEGDYDYYIYDLVPLGHALYYLSMAKVYDEWINKITKLREEMGEYDRVAATLRRQETSEEDRVLAELRYIKGRINVSSSILTDRERTAFFFVLVPEEMIILDTRKAAELFARFDVPIAGYIVNRVLPPHLRDGKIPAYLRNRIELQEKYLGEIRSTLGKQILAYVPEMERDIAGLPMIERLAERLFEAGK encoded by the coding sequence ATGTCCCTTCGCGACCTGTTCACGCGCCATCCCGAGCGCCGCTACATCATGTTCGGCGGAAAAGGCGGGTTGGGGAAGACCACGCTGTCGGCCGCATGCGCCTACTGGCTGGCGCGCCAGGGCAAACGGGTGCTCGTGTTCTCGGTGGATCCGCAGGCGAGCCTCTCGGACATCTTTCAGCGGGACATCTTCGGCCAGGGCCCGGTGCGGATCATGGAGAACCTCTGGGCGCAGGAGGTCGACGCCGACAAGCGCATCCAGGCCTATCAGGACGAGATCCGGCAGAAGATCCTCGACATGTACGGCTTCGAGCGGGTGCCCGAAGAGATCGACAGCTACATCGCGTCGGCGTCGGCGGAGCCGGCGATGGAGGAGAGCGCGATTTTCGACGCGGTGGTCGACATCATCGTTGAGGGCGATTACGACTACTACATCTACGATCTCGTTCCCCTGGGACACGCGCTCTATTACCTCTCGATGGCGAAGGTCTACGACGAGTGGATCAACAAGATCACCAAGCTACGGGAGGAGATGGGCGAGTACGACCGGGTGGCCGCGACGCTTCGGCGCCAGGAAACCTCCGAGGAGGATCGGGTTCTCGCCGAGCTCCGCTATATCAAAGGGCGGATCAACGTCTCGTCGAGCATCCTCACGGACCGGGAGCGGACCGCGTTCTTCTTCGTGCTGGTGCCCGAGGAGATGATCATCCTGGACACGCGCAAGGCCGCGGAGCTGTTCGCGCGCTTCGACGTGCCGATCGCCGGATACATCGTGAACCGCGTTCTACCTCCCCATCTGCGTGACGGGAAGATTCCCGCCTATCTCAGGAACCGCATCGAGCTGCAGGAAAAGTATCTCGGAGAGATCCGCTCGACCCTGGGGAAGCAGATTCTCGCCTACGTTCCCGAGATGGAACGGGACATCGCGGGACTGCCGATGATCGAGCGGCTGGCGGAGCGGCTTTTCGAGGCGGGGAAGTGA
- a CDS encoding ArsA family ATPase, translated as MNPITVSMSDYVRAHPGLKYVFFGGKGGVGKTSLAGSAALWLARQGRRTLLASTNPVHSLSGLLDRPVFGAPTAVADNFWAYEIDTRETIERSKKEIREKIQWFLKFADISVKADEFVESATMNPAFEESAMFENMVDLMLKDDYDVYVFDTAPTANARRLLGMSKVYSLWVDKMLKSREEARTLREMLSFSKKKEEDPLMSYLLRFRDRMAQARERLADPQKTAFFFVTLAEALPIAVISRFIGWFRDFGIPVGGVIVNMLLDRSALGDDVPEFVLNRVQMQEDYLATIWRKFDGEVRAVLPLFDRELRGIAMLDEAARRLMA; from the coding sequence GTGAATCCGATCACGGTATCGATGTCCGACTACGTCCGCGCCCACCCCGGGCTCAAGTACGTGTTTTTCGGAGGCAAGGGCGGCGTCGGCAAGACCTCGCTCGCCGGGTCGGCGGCGCTCTGGCTCGCGCGGCAGGGGAGGCGGACGCTGCTCGCCTCGACCAATCCCGTCCACAGCCTGTCCGGGCTGCTCGACCGGCCCGTCTTCGGTGCCCCCACCGCGGTGGCGGACAACTTCTGGGCCTACGAGATCGACACCCGGGAGACCATCGAGCGGTCGAAAAAGGAGATCCGGGAAAAGATCCAGTGGTTCCTCAAGTTCGCCGACATCAGCGTCAAGGCGGACGAGTTCGTGGAATCCGCGACGATGAACCCCGCCTTCGAGGAATCCGCCATGTTCGAGAACATGGTGGACCTGATGCTGAAGGACGACTACGACGTCTACGTCTTCGACACCGCGCCCACCGCCAACGCGCGCCGACTCCTCGGCATGTCGAAGGTCTACTCGCTCTGGGTCGACAAGATGCTGAAGTCGAGGGAGGAGGCTCGCACGCTGCGCGAGATGCTGTCGTTCAGCAAGAAGAAGGAAGAAGATCCGCTCATGAGCTATCTGCTGCGGTTCCGCGACCGGATGGCGCAGGCGCGGGAGCGTCTCGCCGATCCGCAGAAGACCGCGTTCTTCTTCGTCACGCTCGCCGAGGCGCTGCCGATCGCCGTGATCTCCAGGTTTATCGGATGGTTTCGGGATTTCGGGATCCCGGTCGGCGGCGTGATCGTCAACATGCTGCTCGACCGCAGCGCCCTCGGCGACGACGTTCCTGAGTTCGTCCTCAATCGCGTCCAGATGCAGGAAGACTACCTCGCAACCATCTGGCGGAAGTTCGACGGCGAGGTGCGCGCGGTGCTCCCGCTCTTCGATCGAGAGCTCCGCGGCATCGCGATGCTCGACGAAGCGGCCCGCCGGTTGATGGCCTGA
- a CDS encoding helix-turn-helix domain-containing protein: protein MDDILTASQVAKLLQIHPRTVYKLVRQGVIPGRKFGGGWRFSRNDIVSLLSSDHGKKTGLGQHGEAKPAG, encoded by the coding sequence ATGGACGATATATTGACTGCGTCGCAGGTGGCCAAGCTGCTGCAGATCCACCCGCGCACGGTCTACAAACTGGTCCGGCAGGGCGTGATCCCGGGTAGAAAGTTCGGCGGCGGGTGGCGCTTCAGCCGCAACGACATCGTCAGCCTGCTGTCGTCGGACCACGGGAAAAAGACCGGGCTCGGGCAGCACGGGGAAGCAAAACCGGCCGGGTAA
- a CDS encoding ABC transporter substrate-binding protein, with translation MKFHIVALSGLLLLQAVPAAAQKTVRIVSVSTSDQFNDAFSGFKKRMEELGYREGREVVYELRAARGGEGVVHEVARRLVEEKVDMILTSSTTSTVAVAKATAGTHIPVIFLSAGNPQKLVKSFAGSGTNLAGISSGTLEITGKRFELLRDLVPGAKRVANFTNPRGVNHQSSTAEVREAARKLGFLLFDIPVTSRSEIGLQAPTVTRRKFDAIFTPPDVMVTEAIEIIVEQSYREKLPLMTSLLANVRRGCLATYGANYFALGEQGAGIAHKILKGAKPSDLPIEQPMKFHLALNLKAAKAIGLTVPREILLRADEVIE, from the coding sequence GTGAAGTTCCACATCGTTGCGCTCTCCGGGCTGCTGCTTCTGCAGGCGGTCCCGGCGGCCGCTCAAAAGACGGTTCGTATCGTGTCGGTCAGCACGTCCGATCAGTTCAACGACGCGTTCAGCGGGTTTAAGAAAAGAATGGAAGAGCTCGGGTACCGCGAAGGCCGGGAGGTGGTTTATGAGCTGCGGGCGGCCCGGGGCGGCGAGGGGGTGGTTCACGAAGTGGCCCGGCGGCTGGTGGAGGAAAAGGTCGACATGATCCTCACCTCGTCGACGACCTCGACCGTGGCCGTCGCCAAGGCGACCGCCGGCACGCACATCCCGGTGATCTTCCTCAGCGCGGGCAACCCGCAAAAGCTGGTCAAGAGCTTCGCCGGTTCCGGCACCAATCTCGCCGGCATCAGCTCCGGGACGCTGGAGATCACCGGCAAGCGCTTCGAGCTGCTCAGAGACCTGGTGCCGGGAGCGAAGCGCGTCGCCAATTTCACCAACCCCCGGGGGGTCAATCACCAGTCGAGCACGGCGGAGGTTCGCGAGGCGGCCAGGAAGCTCGGCTTCCTTCTCTTCGACATTCCGGTGACCAGCCGGAGCGAGATCGGGCTGCAGGCGCCGACGGTGACGCGCCGGAAGTTCGACGCGATCTTCACGCCGCCCGACGTCATGGTGACCGAAGCGATCGAGATCATCGTGGAGCAGTCCTACCGGGAGAAGCTCCCGCTGATGACTTCCCTGCTGGCAAACGTGAGAAGAGGCTGTCTGGCGACCTATGGAGCCAACTACTTCGCGCTGGGCGAACAGGGAGCGGGGATCGCCCACAAGATCCTCAAAGGAGCAAAACCCTCGGATCTTCCGATCGAGCAGCCGATGAAATTTCATCTGGCGCTCAACCTCAAGGCGGCCAAAGCCATCGGGCTGACGGTTCCGCGGGAGATTCTTCTGAGGGCGGATGAAGTGATCGAATGA